One window from the genome of Flavobacterium agricola encodes:
- a CDS encoding head GIN domain-containing protein, translating to MNKIAVLICLFISISTSAIAQKKINGNGQVQTETRKTNAYESIKLIGSSNVTLVHGTVGELTVTAESNILNYLETYVENNELVIRLKPNHNFNTTKGVQVVVPAQKISQVTLTGSGKIATKNTTLQAKKINLSLSGSGDMELAIEAEAVQAQVNGSGDMALNGKTQDLNAAVKGSGDIDASKLKAATAKLEVFGSGDIKAQANNEVNAAIIGSGDIHVTGKPQKVNQNVKGSGSVVVK from the coding sequence ATGAATAAAATAGCAGTATTAATTTGCTTATTTATAAGCATATCTACAAGCGCAATTGCACAGAAAAAAATTAACGGAAACGGACAAGTGCAAACCGAAACACGTAAAACTAATGCTTACGAAAGCATTAAATTAATTGGCTCATCAAACGTTACCTTAGTTCATGGTACCGTTGGCGAATTAACCGTTACTGCAGAATCGAATATTTTAAATTATTTAGAAACTTATGTTGAAAACAACGAATTAGTTATTCGATTAAAACCCAATCACAATTTCAACACAACCAAAGGTGTGCAAGTTGTAGTTCCGGCTCAAAAAATTAGTCAAGTTACGTTAACCGGATCGGGAAAAATAGCAACTAAAAATACCACATTGCAAGCTAAAAAAATAAATCTTAGCTTGAGCGGATCTGGTGATATGGAACTAGCTATTGAAGCAGAAGCAGTGCAAGCACAAGTTAACGGATCGGGCGATATGGCTTTAAACGGAAAAACCCAAGACTTAAACGCAGCAGTAAAAGGCAGTGGAGATATTGATGCTAGTAAATTAAAAGCTGCAACTGCAAAATTAGAAGTTTTTGGATCGGGCGATATAAAAGCACAAGCCAATAACGAAGTAAATGCAGCAATAATTGGTTCGGGCGATATTCATGTTACCGGAAAACCACAAAAAGTAAATCAAAATGTAAAAGGCAGCGGTAGCGTTGTAGTAAAATAA